The following are encoded in a window of Candidatus Fluviicola riflensis genomic DNA:
- a CDS encoding two-component sensor histidine kinase: MKSSNPIFIVLGGSFLLGLLTLLVVLLVHFLHPLPGWAFFAFPFGVGVGAFLVFYLLVKRFIHERLKILYRSIRKGKMTGGDSFTMTMTDDVIGQAELETKEWAEEKQTEIVQLKEQDKFRREFLGNLAHELKTPVFSIQGYVLTLLEGGLEDDKVNRIFLERAAKAIDRMTHILEDLDELTKLEVNELKLEIRPFDIRDLAREVIESFEMKAQEKGISVRFSKEYNNALMVKADRGKIAQVFTNLIGNSITYGNDGGETLVRFYEVDDIVTVEISDNGPGIDLKHIPRLFERFYRVEKSRNRNEGGSGLGLAIVKHILDSHNQTISVRSTVGIGSTFTFSLDRYKGGANTLVSSRGIQIK; encoded by the coding sequence GTGAAAAGCAGCAATCCCATTTTTATCGTACTTGGTGGCAGTTTCTTATTGGGACTGCTAACGCTGTTGGTAGTGCTGCTGGTTCACTTCTTGCATCCGCTGCCGGGATGGGCATTTTTTGCATTTCCGTTCGGTGTTGGTGTCGGTGCTTTTCTGGTGTTTTACCTCTTGGTAAAACGGTTTATCCATGAACGACTGAAAATCCTGTACCGTTCCATCCGTAAGGGAAAAATGACCGGGGGCGACAGTTTCACAATGACCATGACCGATGACGTAATCGGACAGGCAGAATTGGAAACAAAAGAATGGGCCGAGGAAAAACAAACCGAAATCGTTCAGCTGAAAGAACAGGATAAATTTCGACGGGAATTTCTCGGAAACCTGGCGCACGAGTTAAAAACTCCCGTTTTTTCCATTCAGGGTTATGTACTAACATTGCTGGAAGGCGGTTTGGAGGACGATAAAGTCAACCGCATCTTTCTGGAACGTGCTGCCAAAGCCATTGATCGCATGACTCACATTCTGGAAGACCTGGATGAATTGACCAAACTGGAAGTAAACGAACTGAAGCTCGAAATTCGCCCGTTCGACATTCGTGACCTGGCCCGCGAAGTAATCGAAAGCTTCGAAATGAAAGCCCAGGAAAAAGGCATTTCGGTGCGTTTTTCCAAAGAATACAACAATGCTTTGATGGTGAAAGCCGACCGTGGGAAAATCGCGCAGGTATTTACCAATCTCATCGGAAATTCAATTACCTACGGAAATGATGGTGGCGAAACACTGGTGCGCTTTTACGAAGTAGATGACATCGTAACGGTTGAAATCTCCGATAACGGCCCGGGAATCGATTTAAAGCACATTCCGCGGTTGTTCGAACGTTTTTACCGTGTCGAAAAAAGCCGAAACCGCAACGAAGGCGGTTCAGGTTTGGGGTTGGCCATCGTGAAACATATCCTGGATTCACACAATCAAACCATTTCGGTGCGCAGTACCGTTGGAATCGGCAGTACGTTTACATTTTCGTTGGATCGTTATAAAGGTGGCGCTAATACGCTCGTATCTTCACGAGGGATTCAGATTAAGTAA
- a CDS encoding tRNA (guanosine(46)-N7)-methyltransferase TrmB, with product MAKNKLRKFAEMKAWNNVFEPTLDPETRNNFPLKGKWRSDYFKNENPIVLELGCGKGEYTTGLARHYPERNFIGIDIKGARIFVGAKEALDEELNNVAFLRAKIDFIETYFDASEVDEIWLTFSDPQPAKPRKRLTSEQFINRYKTILKRDGLVHLKTDSDVLFESTEAEIKEHGYDLLELTWDLYKSLPEDLDPTIREILHIKTHYEQLFTAKGSVIKYCSFRIH from the coding sequence ATGGCAAAGAATAAACTCAGGAAATTCGCTGAAATGAAGGCATGGAACAATGTCTTCGAACCTACGCTCGACCCCGAAACGCGGAACAATTTTCCGTTGAAAGGCAAATGGAGAAGTGATTATTTTAAAAACGAAAATCCGATTGTACTGGAATTGGGTTGTGGAAAAGGCGAATATACCACCGGATTGGCGCGTCATTATCCCGAACGCAATTTTATTGGAATTGATATAAAAGGCGCCCGTATTTTTGTAGGTGCGAAAGAGGCGCTGGATGAAGAATTGAACAACGTTGCTTTCCTCCGGGCGAAGATTGATTTTATTGAAACGTATTTTGATGCCAGCGAGGTTGACGAAATATGGCTGACATTTTCTGATCCGCAACCGGCCAAACCCCGAAAACGCCTTACGTCGGAGCAATTCATCAATCGTTATAAAACGATTTTGAAAAGAGACGGATTGGTGCACCTGAAAACCGATAGCGATGTGTTGTTTGAGTCAACTGAAGCAGAAATTAAGGAACATGGTTACGATTTGCTGGAATTGACCTGGGATTTGTACAAATCACTTCCCGAAGACCTTGATCCGACCATTCGCGAAATCCTGCATATCAAAACACATTACGAACAGCTGTTTACCGCCAAAGGTTCTGTGATCAAATATTGTTCATTCCGCATTCATTGA
- a CDS encoding DNA-binding response regulator: MQQNKANTILLVDDEQDILEFLQYNLEREGYKVLTASNGLEGVEMAQKHSPDLILMDVMMPRMDGIEACHMIRKELQLAQPLIAFLTSRSEDYSQVAGFEAGADDYITKPIRPRLLISKVEALLRRANRKHSETIETSKITVNRERFLVLLEGQEVQLPKKEFELIELLASRPGKVFTREQILGTVWGDETIVGERTIDVHIRKLREKLGESYIRTIKGVGYTFSE; encoded by the coding sequence ATGCAACAAAACAAAGCAAACACAATCCTTTTGGTAGACGACGAGCAAGATATTTTGGAATTCCTTCAATACAATCTTGAACGCGAGGGCTACAAAGTTTTAACCGCGTCAAACGGACTCGAAGGAGTCGAAATGGCACAGAAACATTCTCCTGACTTAATCCTGATGGATGTAATGATGCCCCGCATGGATGGCATAGAAGCATGCCACATGATTCGCAAGGAGCTTCAACTAGCCCAGCCACTGATCGCGTTCCTTACTTCCCGTTCCGAAGATTACTCCCAGGTAGCAGGATTTGAAGCCGGCGCTGATGATTACATCACAAAACCCATTCGTCCGCGGTTACTGATCAGTAAAGTGGAAGCATTGCTTCGCAGAGCAAACCGCAAACATTCCGAAACCATTGAAACATCCAAAATTACCGTAAACCGTGAACGTTTCCTGGTACTTTTAGAAGGTCAGGAAGTTCAACTGCCGAAAAAAGAATTTGAACTCATCGAACTACTCGCTTCTCGTCCGGGAAAAGTCTTTACCCGCGAACAGATCTTAGGAACCGTTTGGGGCGATGAAACCATCGTAGGTGAACGCACCATCGACGTTCACATCAGAAAACTACGCGAAAAATTAGGAGAATCGTATATTCGTACTATCAAAGGTGTCGGTTATACATTCTCAGAATAG
- a CDS encoding potassium transporter Kup, translating into MSKQHHHALSFAGLIITVGIIFGDIGTSPLYVLKAITNSEPLRDAHGHLVYLNGHTIERGKQITEQLILGALSCIFWTLTLQTTIKYVIVTLRADNKGEGGIFSLYTLVRRRKKWLVIPAMIGGAALLADGIITPPISVSSAIEGLAGVNNSIPILPLVVGVLIFIFVIQQFGTKFIGKAFGPVMVVWFLMLGILGVYGLSSNLGVFKALNPYYAYDILTHYPQGFWLLGAVFLCTTGAEALYSDLGHCGRENIRVSWIFVKAMLVINYFGQGAFLLANHNNGYINEENPFYMMVPDWFKVPAIIIATAAAIVASQALISGSFTLINEAIRLNLWPRVKVNFPSDIKGQLYIPSVNWFLLIGCLGVVWFFGESANMEAAYGLSIVLAMISTSILLIFYMARKHWNPILRYSMIAVFFIIEGGFAVAQIEKFPEGGYVTISIATLLIGLMFIIFKSKIIRTSYLEFVKIKHYLPLLQKLSIDDQIPTYATHLVYLTSADKVDEVESKVFYSILEQQPKRAERYWFVHVQTTDEPYTMEYKVTKHDENDLIRIDFKLGFRIQPKLDTMFKQVVDEMVQAKEIEIKSRFACEYHHGDHIGDFRFVVIRKFLSNDNELPWFQKIIMNMYFFIKGLSLTEKNEFGLDPSSFVEEKFPYVLSKAAPLELKRTN; encoded by the coding sequence ATGTCCAAACAGCATCACCACGCGTTGTCTTTTGCGGGGTTGATTATCACAGTCGGTATCATTTTCGGAGATATAGGTACCTCACCGCTTTATGTATTAAAAGCGATTACGAATTCGGAACCGTTGAGAGATGCCCATGGTCATTTGGTTTATTTAAACGGTCACACGATAGAGCGCGGTAAACAAATCACCGAACAGTTGATTTTAGGAGCATTGTCGTGTATTTTTTGGACATTAACGCTACAAACTACTATCAAATATGTCATTGTTACGTTACGTGCTGATAATAAAGGTGAAGGAGGAATCTTTTCATTGTATACATTGGTTCGTCGCCGTAAAAAATGGTTGGTAATCCCGGCAATGATAGGTGGAGCAGCTCTATTGGCCGACGGGATTATTACACCTCCGATTTCTGTGTCTTCGGCTATAGAAGGATTGGCGGGTGTAAATAATAGTATTCCTATTTTGCCCTTGGTAGTTGGGGTTCTGATTTTTATTTTCGTAATCCAGCAATTCGGAACCAAGTTCATAGGTAAGGCTTTCGGACCTGTGATGGTAGTTTGGTTTTTGATGCTGGGAATCTTGGGTGTTTATGGTTTATCATCCAATCTTGGTGTTTTTAAGGCACTCAATCCTTATTATGCGTATGATATTCTGACACACTATCCGCAAGGATTTTGGCTACTTGGAGCGGTTTTCCTGTGTACGACCGGAGCAGAAGCTTTGTATTCCGATTTGGGACACTGTGGTCGCGAAAACATTAGAGTTAGCTGGATTTTTGTAAAGGCGATGTTGGTGATCAATTATTTTGGACAAGGAGCTTTCCTCTTGGCCAACCACAACAATGGTTATATTAACGAAGAAAATCCGTTTTATATGATGGTGCCTGATTGGTTTAAGGTTCCGGCTATTATCATTGCAACGGCAGCTGCAATTGTGGCTTCTCAGGCATTGATTTCAGGCTCATTTACGCTGATCAATGAAGCCATCCGTCTGAATTTGTGGCCACGAGTGAAGGTGAATTTCCCGTCGGATATCAAAGGACAGTTGTACATTCCTTCGGTCAATTGGTTTTTACTAATCGGTTGTTTGGGGGTTGTTTGGTTCTTCGGTGAATCAGCCAATATGGAGGCCGCCTACGGTTTGTCTATTGTGTTGGCAATGATTAGCACCTCCATTCTATTGATTTTCTACATGGCCAGAAAACACTGGAATCCGATTTTACGCTATAGCATGATCGCCGTGTTTTTTATCATCGAAGGTGGTTTCGCAGTTGCGCAAATCGAGAAATTTCCCGAAGGCGGTTATGTTACCATAAGTATTGCGACACTTTTGATCGGGTTGATGTTTATCATTTTCAAAAGCAAAATCATTCGTACCAGCTACCTCGAGTTTGTGAAAATCAAGCATTACTTACCGTTGCTGCAAAAATTATCTATCGATGACCAGATTCCAACTTACGCAACACACCTGGTTTATCTGACAAGTGCCGACAAAGTCGATGAGGTGGAATCGAAGGTGTTTTACTCTATTTTGGAACAGCAACCCAAACGTGCTGAACGTTATTGGTTTGTACACGTGCAAACAACCGATGAACCGTATACAATGGAATACAAGGTGACCAAGCACGATGAGAACGATTTGATCCGTATCGACTTTAAACTCGGATTCCGGATTCAACCGAAGTTAGATACGATGTTCAAACAAGTGGTTGACGAAATGGTGCAAGCGAAGGAAATTGAGATCAAGAGTCGCTTTGCCTGCGAGTACCACCACGGTGATCACATCGGCGATTTCCGTTTTGTGGTGATTCGTAAATTCCTCTCAAACGACAACGAATTGCCCTGGTTCCAGAAGATCATCATGAACATGTATTTCTTCATTAAAGGATTGAGCTTGACGGAGAAAAATGAGTTTGGCCTCGACCCGAGTTCATTCGTGGAAGAGAAATTTCCGTATGTTTTATCGAAAGCCGCTCCGCTCGAATTGAAGCGTACCAATTAA
- a CDS encoding DNA-binding response regulator produces the protein MTVFIIEDEPLGLERLKEQLLSIDHDIEIVGDADSIQSSVEWLKENTPDLILMDIELSDGQCFEIFKQVKVTSAVIFTTSYDEFALQAFKVNSIDYLLKPIRKTELMSAFDKYQSLKDRFSGAEFSIDKLLEQLRPDIKTFRNRFLVKQGQKLVSIDVIEIAYFYSDERVVFFKTWNNQRYIVDYNLEEIEAMLDPNEFNRVNRGFIIHIKSISEIHSHFNGKLKLILKPHSEKDVIVSRENAMNFKIWIGK, from the coding sequence ATGACGGTTTTTATTATTGAGGACGAACCACTTGGTTTGGAGCGGCTGAAAGAACAATTACTTTCCATTGATCATGATATTGAGATTGTCGGTGATGCCGATTCAATACAGTCTTCAGTCGAATGGCTGAAGGAAAATACACCTGATTTGATCCTGATGGACATCGAGCTTTCCGACGGGCAATGTTTTGAGATTTTCAAACAGGTAAAAGTCACTTCGGCAGTTATTTTCACCACTTCTTATGATGAATTTGCACTACAGGCATTTAAGGTAAACAGTATTGATTATTTATTAAAACCGATTCGAAAAACCGAATTGATGAGCGCATTTGACAAATACCAATCGCTAAAAGACCGATTTAGCGGAGCCGAATTTTCGATTGATAAACTCCTTGAACAATTGCGGCCGGATATCAAAACATTTCGTAACCGCTTCCTGGTAAAACAAGGTCAGAAATTGGTGAGTATAGACGTGATCGAGATTGCTTATTTCTATTCTGACGAGCGTGTTGTGTTCTTCAAAACATGGAATAATCAGCGTTATATCGTAGATTATAACCTCGAAGAAATAGAAGCGATGCTCGACCCTAACGAATTCAATCGTGTCAATCGCGGGTTCATCATTCACATTAAATCGATTTCGGAAATTCACAGTCATTTCAATGGAAAGCTTAAGCTGATCCTTAAACCTCATTCGGAGAAAGATGTAATCGTGAGTCGTGAAAATGCCATGAACTTTAAAATTTGGATAGGAAAATGA
- a CDS encoding GNAT family N-acetyltransferase: MDFELRPWSLDDLPGLVKYANNKNIARFMTDGFPFPYTDENGRAFIAMATANKPANIFAIVVNGEAAGGIGIHPLSDIYRKNAELGYWLAEPFWGNKIITHAIVKMVAYTFETFEIDRIFAKPFGSNAASQHVLEKAGFILEGKFEKTIIKNGELEDELVYAIRRS, encoded by the coding sequence ATGGATTTTGAACTCAGACCCTGGTCGCTGGATGACTTGCCAGGCCTCGTCAAATATGCTAACAACAAAAACATTGCCCGGTTTATGACCGATGGTTTTCCATTTCCGTATACCGATGAAAACGGCAGAGCTTTTATTGCAATGGCGACGGCCAATAAACCGGCAAACATCTTTGCTATCGTTGTAAACGGCGAAGCAGCAGGCGGAATCGGGATTCATCCGCTGAGTGATATTTACCGGAAAAATGCCGAATTAGGTTATTGGCTGGCAGAACCTTTTTGGGGAAATAAGATCATTACGCACGCAATAGTAAAAATGGTTGCTTATACTTTTGAAACCTTTGAGATTGATCGTATCTTCGCTAAACCCTTCGGTTCCAATGCGGCATCGCAACATGTACTCGAAAAAGCCGGATTTATACTGGAAGGAAAGTTTGAAAAAACGATCATCAAGAACGGTGAGTTGGAAGATGAATTGGTATACGCAATCAGGAGGTCATGA